The following proteins come from a genomic window of Bremerella cremea:
- the glpK gene encoding glycerol kinase GlpK, with protein sequence MPRYILALDQGTTSSRSILFDHDARIVSVAQQEFRQILPATGQVEHDPEDLWGSQISTAEGALGKVALEEVAAIGITNQRETTIVWDKRTGKPIHNAIVWQSRVSSSICDRLRSEGVEDTIRQKTGLVVDAYFSASKIIHLLETVSGARQAAEDGHLLFGTVDCYLVWRLTGGKRHVTDVSNASRTMMLNIETLEWDDELLAAYKIPRSMLPEIVDCSGQFAETDPAVLGRVIPISGMAGDQQAASFGQTCFDQGMVKNTYGTGAFALMNIGDKPVLSKNNLLTTVGWRIGDQVSYALEGSIFVAGAVVQWLRDGLGIIEASSEVEPLAETVADNGGVYFVPAFVGLGAPYWDPHARGTIIGLSRGTTGGHIARAALESMAFQTRDMIEAMQRDAGVPLQVLQVDGGASVNNALMQFQTDLLGTRVRRPKISETTALGAAFLAGLAVGFWESQEELRGLWRLDREFEPTADPHKMDQMYTRWQEAVTRSRAWERAGE encoded by the coding sequence ATGCCCCGCTACATTCTCGCGCTCGACCAAGGGACCACCTCCAGTCGTTCGATTTTGTTCGATCACGATGCCAGAATCGTTTCGGTCGCTCAACAAGAGTTCCGTCAAATCCTCCCCGCGACAGGCCAAGTCGAACACGATCCGGAAGACCTCTGGGGCAGCCAGATCTCGACCGCCGAAGGGGCCCTCGGTAAAGTTGCCCTGGAAGAGGTCGCCGCGATTGGCATTACCAACCAGCGCGAGACAACCATTGTTTGGGATAAACGAACCGGCAAACCGATTCATAACGCGATTGTTTGGCAAAGCCGCGTTTCGAGTTCTATCTGCGATCGCCTCCGCAGCGAAGGGGTGGAAGATACCATTCGCCAAAAAACAGGGCTGGTGGTCGACGCCTATTTTTCTGCTTCCAAGATTATCCACCTCTTAGAAACCGTATCCGGGGCGCGGCAAGCAGCCGAGGACGGGCACTTGCTGTTTGGAACCGTCGATTGTTACCTGGTTTGGCGATTGACTGGCGGCAAGCGTCACGTCACCGATGTCAGCAACGCCAGTCGCACGATGATGCTGAACATCGAAACGCTGGAATGGGACGACGAACTATTAGCCGCGTATAAAATCCCCCGCAGCATGCTGCCAGAAATCGTCGATTGCAGCGGCCAATTCGCTGAAACCGATCCTGCCGTTTTAGGTCGCGTGATTCCCATTTCAGGCATGGCTGGCGATCAGCAAGCGGCTTCGTTCGGGCAAACTTGTTTCGACCAAGGAATGGTCAAAAACACTTACGGCACCGGGGCGTTTGCCCTGATGAACATTGGCGATAAGCCGGTTCTATCGAAAAACAACCTCCTTACAACCGTTGGCTGGCGAATCGGCGACCAAGTTAGCTACGCGTTGGAAGGTTCCATTTTCGTGGCCGGAGCGGTCGTCCAGTGGTTACGGGATGGCCTGGGCATTATCGAAGCTTCGTCAGAAGTCGAACCACTTGCCGAAACGGTTGCAGACAACGGAGGCGTTTACTTTGTGCCAGCGTTTGTCGGTCTCGGGGCGCCTTATTGGGATCCCCATGCCCGCGGCACCATCATCGGGCTTTCGCGTGGAACCACCGGAGGTCATATCGCTCGGGCCGCGCTCGAATCGATGGCATTTCAAACCCGCGACATGATCGAAGCCATGCAGCGTGATGCCGGCGTGCCACTGCAAGTGTTACAGGTCGATGGAGGAGCCAGCGTCAACAATGCTTTGATGCAATTTCAAACAGATTTACTTGGTACTCGCGTCCGCCGCCCAAAAATCAGCGAAACGACCGCCTTGGGCGCAGCGTTTCTGGCAGGCCTGGCAGTCGGTTTCTGGGAGTCGCAAGAAGAGCTTCGCGGGCTATGGCGTCTTGACCGCGAGTTCGAACCAACTGCCGATCCGCACAAAATGGATCAGATGTATACTCGCTGGCAAGAAGCCGTTACGCGAAGCCGTGCCTGGGAAAGGGCAGGGGAGTAA
- a CDS encoding tetratricopeptide repeat protein, which translates to MTNRPERNPVLLEFFQKYLSEENTAAFIHRVASVYTCGTLERLSHHGLPEVRRGAVMALCFVSDYSSNHTVGMALSDSDRGVRLIAENGIRSLWIRAGTPSQRHRLRKVMSQIQGNSLDSALKDADALIVDAPWYSEAYNQRAQVFFKRQNFERSLRDNHQTLEINPYHFPAAISMGQCYLRQGENVMALDSFRRALRLNPNLESIRTQITYLERQLEEM; encoded by the coding sequence GTGACTAACCGCCCGGAGCGAAACCCCGTACTTTTAGAATTCTTCCAGAAATATCTCTCGGAAGAAAACACGGCCGCGTTCATTCATCGTGTCGCGTCTGTATATACGTGCGGAACCTTAGAACGACTTTCCCATCATGGGTTGCCGGAAGTACGCCGGGGAGCCGTCATGGCGTTATGTTTTGTAAGTGATTATTCTTCAAATCATACCGTCGGCATGGCCCTCAGCGATTCAGATCGAGGGGTCCGTTTGATCGCGGAAAATGGGATTCGCTCTCTGTGGATCCGGGCTGGCACCCCGAGCCAACGCCATCGATTGCGCAAGGTCATGAGCCAAATTCAAGGAAATTCTTTGGATTCCGCCTTGAAAGACGCCGATGCTCTGATCGTGGATGCTCCGTGGTATTCCGAAGCCTATAATCAACGGGCTCAGGTTTTTTTTAAACGTCAGAATTTCGAGCGTTCGCTCCGCGACAATCACCAAACCCTGGAAATCAATCCGTATCATTTCCCTGCGGCCATCTCAATGGGACAATGTTACCTCAGGCAAGGTGAAAATGTGATGGCGCTGGACAGCTTCCGCCGGGCTTTGCGTTTGAACCCGAACCTGGAATCCATCCGTACGCAAATCACGTATCTAGAACGTCAACTGGAAGAGATGTAA
- a CDS encoding glycerol-3-phosphate dehydrogenase/oxidase, translating into MADHSTPVLILGAGINGAALARELLLNQVPVVLVDHSDFASGTTSWSTRLIHGGLRYLEHGETSLVYESLAERERFLANSPEHVSPLELMIPVKSQFAGLVSSASGFFNLPFFQSGSPSRGSWAIRSGLTMYDWLAGSQRLGSHRRLASAEWKPIGFDPSFMDVFSYFDGQIEFPELYTANLIHDCEQIAAESGLRFTLRTYRKPILHGKYFEFENLLDRDSPTDPIQPAALVNASGPAGDETLTALGIASERLFGGTRGSHLISHKPVLLETLGKRGIYAEAYDGRPVFILPWNGGALIGTTDLRHDGDPELAIASEEEIDYLLRCVNSVLPEVGLAREDITQHYSGVRPLPFVPAESTASIPRGHWLHEHDGTPWPCFTIVGGKLTTCRSLAQHSAKIILEKLNRSVIANSQSRKTYEGDVPNISPGTRASFIMHSLTGVDIAAGTQAMAAAAIDKLHAKTMADIIERRLMLVFDPTLSLSHLDQVAEALIAAGKLSAEAKSETIASYTQRLQSRFGKQVLPA; encoded by the coding sequence ATGGCAGACCACTCCACTCCCGTACTCATTCTGGGTGCTGGCATCAACGGCGCGGCCCTGGCCCGCGAACTTCTTTTGAACCAGGTACCGGTCGTGCTGGTCGATCATAGCGACTTCGCCTCCGGCACGACGAGCTGGTCGACACGTTTAATCCATGGTGGCCTGCGCTACCTGGAACATGGCGAAACGTCCCTCGTGTACGAATCGCTTGCCGAGCGGGAACGATTTCTGGCCAATTCGCCTGAGCATGTTTCTCCGCTCGAATTGATGATTCCCGTAAAATCTCAGTTCGCAGGTCTTGTTTCCTCTGCCTCTGGCTTCTTCAATCTCCCATTTTTCCAGTCAGGCTCCCCATCACGCGGTTCGTGGGCAATTCGTAGCGGTTTGACGATGTACGATTGGTTGGCAGGCAGCCAGCGGCTCGGTTCGCATCGCCGTTTAGCTTCCGCCGAATGGAAGCCGATTGGCTTCGATCCTAGTTTCATGGATGTTTTTTCGTATTTCGACGGCCAAATCGAGTTCCCAGAGCTTTACACCGCCAACCTCATTCACGACTGCGAACAAATCGCGGCAGAGTCCGGGCTACGTTTCACCCTGCGGACCTACCGCAAGCCGATCTTGCATGGCAAATACTTCGAGTTCGAGAATCTACTCGACCGAGACAGCCCCACCGATCCAATCCAACCTGCCGCGTTAGTCAATGCCTCGGGTCCGGCGGGGGACGAAACCTTGACGGCACTCGGCATTGCCTCGGAACGGCTCTTTGGCGGCACGCGTGGTTCGCATTTGATCTCGCATAAACCGGTTCTTCTCGAAACACTGGGCAAGCGTGGTATCTACGCCGAAGCCTACGACGGACGTCCCGTCTTTATCTTGCCTTGGAACGGGGGAGCGTTGATTGGCACGACCGATTTGCGTCATGATGGGGATCCCGAACTGGCCATCGCCAGCGAAGAAGAAATCGATTATCTCCTTCGCTGCGTGAATTCCGTGCTGCCAGAGGTTGGTCTGGCCCGGGAAGACATCACCCAACATTACAGCGGCGTGCGTCCCTTACCCTTTGTTCCGGCAGAATCAACCGCTTCGATCCCACGTGGCCATTGGCTCCACGAACACGACGGTACGCCGTGGCCATGCTTTACGATCGTCGGTGGAAAACTGACCACATGCCGTTCGCTGGCGCAACACTCGGCGAAAATAATCCTGGAAAAACTCAATCGCTCGGTAATTGCCAACTCGCAATCGCGCAAGACGTACGAAGGAGATGTTCCCAACATCTCGCCTGGCACGCGAGCTTCCTTTATCATGCACTCGCTTACCGGAGTCGATATTGCGGCAGGCACCCAAGCCATGGCTGCGGCGGCGATTGACAAGCTGCACGCCAAGACCATGGCCGACATTATCGAGCGCCGCCTCATGCTTGTCTTCGATCCGACACTTTCGCTCTCGCATCTCGACCAAGTCGCCGAGGCGTTGATTGCCGCTGGAAAACTTTCCGCCGAAGCCAAATCGGAAACGATCGCCAGCTATACACAGCGGTTACAATCGCGATTCGGAAAGCAGGTTCTTCCCGCCTAG